The DNA region ggAAGACCTCCACGAAACAATCGCAACCCGCGGTACGCAAACATTAACAACCGCAACGATAATATTGGAGATCCAAATGCTGACGGCAATCCACCACCCAGAGTGGGCCTGAGCCAAGTAGatttgatggctatagccaccaTAGTGGCAACAACTATCCAGGGTTTGGGAAACCCCAATGGTAACGGTAATCAGCAGCCACAACCACCACCGGCACATAATGGGATCAAGTATCATTATGAGTCCCTTCGTAAGAACCGTTGCCCAGTGTTCAAGGGAGACGCCGACCCTGAGAGTAGCCAGAGTTGGTTGAAAAGCGTGGAAACCCAACTGCGACTGCTAGAGATACCTGAGGCACTTAAGGTAGAGGTGATAGTGCCATTCCTGGAGGATAAGGCAAGCAAGTGGTGGGAAACCGTCTCACCTACCCTGACAGCCGCCGGAGCAATCACTTGGCAACAATTCAGAGATGTCTTTCTCAAACAGTATTTCTCAGCAGAAGTCAGACTTCAGAAACTGAGCGAGTTTGAGAACTTCTCGCAAACTCTAGACATGTCAATGGTAGATTACACCTCCCAATTCAATGACCTTGGAACTTATTCCCCGACAATCATGGCAGATGAAGTTCTAAAGATGCACAGATACAAGAAGGGTTTGATCAGCCGTATCCGGTCATCCTTAGCAGTTTACCAACCTACAAGCTTTGCTGATTTAATGGGAGCAGCGATAAGAGCTGAGACGGATATCAAGCGTCGGGAGAACGAGAACAAGAATAAGCGACCTCTTACTGGACAGTCATCTCAAGGGAAGCCACCATTCAAGAGACCGAATCAGTCCAGTGGACCCTTCAAAGATGCTTCGTCCCACCCAACTTACCAAGAACCAAAGATGTGCCCCAAATGTAATAATCGTCATTCTGGAGAATGCCACCGACAGACGGGAGCATGTTTCAATTGTGGGAAATTAGGGTATCGAATTGCTAACTGCCCCGAGCCATTGAAGAGAAGTACCAAGCCTAATGCTGATGCTAACCTCAACAAGCCAAGGGAGAATAAGCCAAACGCTCGTGTGTTTGCAATAACCCAAGAAGAAGCAGATGATGCAAACGATGTCGTGGCAGGTACCATTTTTGTCAATGAAATGCCaacttatgtgttatttgatagTGGTGCTACTCATTCATTTATATCTAAGAGGTTCACTAAGAAACTAGGGCTTACGCCTGAATTATTAGTTGAACCATTTAGAGTAGCGACTCCTACTAGTAAGACAGTCGAAACACATAGAGTGCACCGAAAGTGTAAAATCTGTATCAATGAGCACCTATTCCAAGCAGAATTGATACAACTGAACATGGTGGAGTTCGATATCATcttaggaatggattggttagcaagaAACAATGTGATGGTAGACTGCAAGGGAAAGAGTGTTAGGCTCCGAACCCCGAACCAAAAAGAGGTCGTGTATCATGGCAAATCCAAGGAACGGAAGTCACTTCTTTCCGCATCCCAAGcatggaaagccatgaaatctGGAGCAGATATCTATCTAGCAACGGTTAACGTAGTAAAGGAAGAAATTGAACTTAAACCGGGGGACATCCCTATCGTGCGAgatttcccagacgtctttccagagGAACTACCAGGGACAGTCCCGGATCGAGAAATTGAGTTCGAAATCAATTTAGTGCCCGAAGCGGCACCCATCTCCAAGGcaccgtacagaatggcaccagctgAACATAAGGAGCTAAAGgaacaacttcaagaattgctagacaaaaaGCAGATTCGACCAAGTGCGTCtccatggggagctccagtactttttgtcaagaagaaagatgggagcatgagactgtgcattgACTATAGGGAATTGAATAAGatcactatcaagaacaagtactCTCTTCCGAGAATAGA from Primulina tabacum isolate GXHZ01 chromosome 14, ASM2559414v2, whole genome shotgun sequence includes:
- the LOC142523719 gene encoding uncharacterized protein LOC142523719, which encodes MAGRPPRNNRNPRYANINNRNDNIGDPNADGNPPPRVGLSQVDLMAIATIVATTIQGLGNPNGNGNQQPQPPPAHNGIKYHYESLRKNRCPVFKGDADPESSQSWLKSVETQLRLLEIPEALKVEVIVPFLEDKASKWWETVSPTLTAAGAITWQQFRDVFLKQYFSAEVRLQKLSEFENFSQTLDMSMVDYTSQFNDLGTYSPTIMADEVLKMHRYKKGLISRIRSSLAVYQPTSFADLMGAAIRAETDIKRRENENKNKRPLTGQSSQGKPPFKRPNQSSGPFKDASSHPTYQEPKMCPKCNNRHSGECHRQTGACFNCGKLGYRIANCPEPLKRSTKPNADANLNKPRENKPNARVFAITQEEADDANDVVAGTIFVNEMPTYVLFDSGATHSFISKRFTKKLGLTPELLVEPFRVATPTSKTVETHRVHRKCKICINEHLFQAELIQLNMVEFDIILGMDWLARNNVMVDCKGKSVRLRTPNQKEVVYHGKSKERKSLLSASQAWKAMKSGADIYLATVNVVKEEIELKPGDIPIVRDFPDVFPEELPGTVPDREIEFEINLVPEAAPISKAPYRMAPAEHKELKEQLQELLDKKQIRPSASPWGAPITIKNKYSLPRIDDMFDQLKGATIFSKLDLRTGYHQLKVRAEDIPKTAFRTRYGHYEFTVMPFGLTNAPAAFMDLMNRVFKPFLDRFIVVFIDDILVYSPSKEDHEEHLRLTLQTLREKELYAKFKKCEF